A single Meles meles chromosome 20, mMelMel3.1 paternal haplotype, whole genome shotgun sequence DNA region contains:
- the LOC123932277 gene encoding ATR-interacting protein isoform X3: MAGTPAPSSRRRSGLPAPGPGPPPSTGHPPTKRARGFPAAAVPDPEDPFGAHGDFTADDLEELDTLASQALSQCPAAARDVSNVHKVPRLDGMSKTPAGKNREFVPVQDNFELEVLQAQYKELKEKMKAMEEEVLIKNGEIKILRDSLHQTESMLEEQRRSHFLLEQEKTQALGDKEKEFSKKLQSLQSELQFKDAEMNELRTKLQSSERANKLAAPSIPHISPRKSPSVAVKPEACSPQFGKPSFPTKESFSANMSLPHPFQTEPGYKSLVGREVVENKSHSLGGDSIKQEESPKSLIDSWMQSSNTQGSILINLLLKQPLIPGSSLGLCHLLSSCSEAPMSTLLQPPGFGSTLTGISSLRTTGSRDGSLALREAQNLALTGLNLIARDEGACDGDPAEGSRRAFPLCHLPGAVHLLPLVQFFIGLHCQALQDLAGAKRSGAPGDSPTRSSCVSSGGEASLEDSLCNLEGFSVASLTVLQHLVCHSGAVVHRLLSDAGVDSAATEGNQSLVHRQDHGDVSSAPKGLASDQGQHPLLKMLLYLLTFSSSATGHLQASVLSQCLTILVKLTENASFDFLPRFQCVFPVLPQCLSPESPLPSVLLTVELLSLLADHEKLAPQLCSRSEGCLLLLLYMYITSRPDKAAADTQWLQLEQEAVWLLAKLGVQSPSSPVTGSNCQCNVEAVRALTVMLHRQWLTVRRAGGPPRTDQQKRTVRCLRDTVLLLHGLSQKDKLFTVHCVEVLHQYDQVMPGVSMLIRGLPDVADCEVAEGARPGRGRD, translated from the exons ATGGCTGGAACCCCCGCGCCGAGCAGCAGGAGGCGGAGCGGGCTACCGGCGCCTGGCCCTGGCCCTCCGCCCAGCACCGGGCACCCTCCGACCAAGAGAGCCCGGGGCTTCCCAGCGGCCGCCGTCCCGGACCCCGAAGACCCGTTCGGCGCGCACGGGGATTTCACTGCCGATGACCTGGAGGAACTCGACACCCTCGCGTCGCAGGCCCTGAGCCAGTGCCCGGCCGCTGCTCGGGACGTGTCCA ATGTTCATAAGGTCCCCAGATTAGATGGGATGTCAAAAACTCCTGCAGGGAAAAACAGAGAATTTGTTCCAGTTCAAGATAATTTTGAATTAGAGGTACTTCAGGCACAATACAAAGAACTTAAAGAGAAG ATGAAAGCAATGGAAGAAGAAGTCCTcattaaaaatggagaaataaaaattttgcgGGACTCACTGCATCAGACAGAATCCATGCTAGAGGAACAGAGAAGATCACATTTCCTTCTTGAGCAAGAGAAAACTCAAGCACTTGGggacaaagaaaaggaattttccaaaaag CTCCAATCATTGCAGTCTGAACTCCAGTTTAAAGATGCGGAGATGAATGAATTAAGGACAAAGCTTCAAAGCAGCGAACGAGCAAATAAATTGGCTGCTCCCTCTATTCCCCATATCAG TCCTAGGAAAAGCCCTTCTGTGGCTGTAAAGCCAGAAGCATGTTCTCCACAGTTTGGAAAACCATCTTTCCCTACAAAGGAGTCTTTTAGTGCTAACatgtcccttccccaccccttccaGACAGAGCCAGGATACAAGTCCCTGGTGGGCAGAGAGG TTGTAGAGAATAAGAGCCACAGTCTGGGAGGTGACTCCATAAAGCAAGAAGAATCCCCTAAAAGTCTTATTGACAGCTGGATGCAGAGCTCAAACACTCAAG GTTCCATTTTGATAAACCTTCTCCTGAAGCAGcctttgatcccagggtcatccCTAGGTCTGTGCCACCTCCTGAGCAGTTGTTCCGAGGCTCCTATGAGTACCCTGCTGCAGCCCCCAGGGTTTGGCAG TACCTTGACTGGGATTTCAAGCCTGAGGACCACAGGTTCTCGCGATGGGTCATTGGCCCTGAGAGAAGCACAGAACCTGGCACTCACTGGACTGAATCTCATTGCCCGGGATGAAGGTGCCTGTGATGGAGacccagcagagggcagcagaagggccttcccACTCTGCCACCTTCCTGGAGCTGTGCATCTCCTCCCCCTGGTACAGTTCTTTATCGGCTTACACTGCCAGGCTCTGCAAGATTTGGCAGGAGCCAAGAGAAGTGGAGCGCCTGGGGACTCACCGACACGTTCCTCCTGCGTGAGCTCTGGGGGAGAGGCCAGCCTCGAGGACTCCCTTTGTAACCTGGAAGGCTTCTCTGTAGCATCCCTTACTGTTCTTCAGCACCTCGTGTGCCACAGCGGAGCGGTCGTCCACCGATTACTGTCCGATGCCGGGGTGGATTCTGCTGCTACGGAAGGAAACCAGAGCCTGGTTCACAGACAAGATCATGGGGATGTGTCCTCAGCCCCAAAGGGGCTTGCCAGTGACCAAGGCCAGCACCCACTACTGAAGATGCTTCTTTACCTGTTGACTTTCTCTTCTTCAGCAACAGGTCACCTTCAAGCCAGTGTCCTGAGCCAGTGTCTTACGATTTTGgtgaaattaactgaaaatgcTTCCTTTGATTTCCTGCCCAG GTTCCAGTGTGTGTTCCCTGTGCTGCCACAGTGCCTCAGCCCTGAGAGCCCCCTGCCCAGCGTGCTGCTGACTGTCGagctcctctctctcctggcAGACCATGAGAAACTGGCGCCCCAGCTCTGTTCCCGCTCAG AAGGCTGTCTCCTCCTGCTGCTGTACATGTACATCACATCAAGGCCTGACAAAGCAGCCGCGGACACACAGTGGCTTCAGCTAGAACAAGAG GCTGTGTGGCTCCTGGCTAAGCTTGGTGTGCAGAGTCCCTCCTCCCCAGTCACTGGCTCTAACTGCCAGTGCAACGTGGAG GCAGTCCGAGCACTCACGGTGATGCTGCACAGACAGTGGCTGACAGTGCGGAGGGCTGGGGGGCCACCGAGGACGGACCAGCAGAAACGGACAGTGCGGTGCCTGCGGGACACGGTGCTCCTGCTGCACGGCCTGTCCCAGAAGGACAAGCTCTTCACTGTGCACTGTGTGGAGGTCCTGCATCAGTATGACCAGGTGATGCCAGGGGTCAGCATGCTGATTCGAGGGCTTCCTGACGTGGCAGACTGTGAAG TAGCTGAGGGAGCAAGGCCTGGGCGTGGAAGGGACTG A
- the LOC123932277 gene encoding ATR-interacting protein isoform X1, giving the protein MAGTPAPSSRRRSGLPAPGPGPPPSTGHPPTKRARGFPAAAVPDPEDPFGAHGDFTADDLEELDTLASQALSQCPAAARDVSNVHKVPRLDGMSKTPAGKNREFVPVQDNFELEVLQAQYKELKEKMKAMEEEVLIKNGEIKILRDSLHQTESMLEEQRRSHFLLEQEKTQALGDKEKEFSKKLQSLQSELQFKDAEMNELRTKLQSSERANKLAAPSIPHISPRKSPSVAVKPEACSPQFGKPSFPTKESFSANMSLPHPFQTEPGYKSLVGREVVENKSHSLGGDSIKQEESPKSLIDSWMQSSNTQGSILINLLLKQPLIPGSSLGLCHLLSSCSEAPMSTLLQPPGFGSTLTGISSLRTTGSRDGSLALREAQNLALTGLNLIARDEGACDGDPAEGSRRAFPLCHLPGAVHLLPLVQFFIGLHCQALQDLAGAKRSGAPGDSPTRSSCVSSGGEASLEDSLCNLEGFSVASLTVLQHLVCHSGAVVHRLLSDAGVDSAATEGNQSLVHRQDHGDVSSAPKGLASDQGQHPLLKMLLYLLTFSSSATGHLQASVLSQCLTILVKLTENASFDFLPRFQCVFPVLPQCLSPESPLPSVLLTVELLSLLADHEKLAPQLCSRSEGCLLLLLYMYITSRPDKAAADTQWLQLEQEAVWLLAKLGVQSPSSPVTGSNCQCNVEAVRALTVMLHRQWLTVRRAGGPPRTDQQKRTVRCLRDTVLLLHGLSQKDKLFTVHCVEVLHQYDQVMPGVSMLIRGLPDVADCEEAALDDLCAAETDVDDPEMDCS; this is encoded by the exons ATGGCTGGAACCCCCGCGCCGAGCAGCAGGAGGCGGAGCGGGCTACCGGCGCCTGGCCCTGGCCCTCCGCCCAGCACCGGGCACCCTCCGACCAAGAGAGCCCGGGGCTTCCCAGCGGCCGCCGTCCCGGACCCCGAAGACCCGTTCGGCGCGCACGGGGATTTCACTGCCGATGACCTGGAGGAACTCGACACCCTCGCGTCGCAGGCCCTGAGCCAGTGCCCGGCCGCTGCTCGGGACGTGTCCA ATGTTCATAAGGTCCCCAGATTAGATGGGATGTCAAAAACTCCTGCAGGGAAAAACAGAGAATTTGTTCCAGTTCAAGATAATTTTGAATTAGAGGTACTTCAGGCACAATACAAAGAACTTAAAGAGAAG ATGAAAGCAATGGAAGAAGAAGTCCTcattaaaaatggagaaataaaaattttgcgGGACTCACTGCATCAGACAGAATCCATGCTAGAGGAACAGAGAAGATCACATTTCCTTCTTGAGCAAGAGAAAACTCAAGCACTTGGggacaaagaaaaggaattttccaaaaag CTCCAATCATTGCAGTCTGAACTCCAGTTTAAAGATGCGGAGATGAATGAATTAAGGACAAAGCTTCAAAGCAGCGAACGAGCAAATAAATTGGCTGCTCCCTCTATTCCCCATATCAG TCCTAGGAAAAGCCCTTCTGTGGCTGTAAAGCCAGAAGCATGTTCTCCACAGTTTGGAAAACCATCTTTCCCTACAAAGGAGTCTTTTAGTGCTAACatgtcccttccccaccccttccaGACAGAGCCAGGATACAAGTCCCTGGTGGGCAGAGAGG TTGTAGAGAATAAGAGCCACAGTCTGGGAGGTGACTCCATAAAGCAAGAAGAATCCCCTAAAAGTCTTATTGACAGCTGGATGCAGAGCTCAAACACTCAAG GTTCCATTTTGATAAACCTTCTCCTGAAGCAGcctttgatcccagggtcatccCTAGGTCTGTGCCACCTCCTGAGCAGTTGTTCCGAGGCTCCTATGAGTACCCTGCTGCAGCCCCCAGGGTTTGGCAG TACCTTGACTGGGATTTCAAGCCTGAGGACCACAGGTTCTCGCGATGGGTCATTGGCCCTGAGAGAAGCACAGAACCTGGCACTCACTGGACTGAATCTCATTGCCCGGGATGAAGGTGCCTGTGATGGAGacccagcagagggcagcagaagggccttcccACTCTGCCACCTTCCTGGAGCTGTGCATCTCCTCCCCCTGGTACAGTTCTTTATCGGCTTACACTGCCAGGCTCTGCAAGATTTGGCAGGAGCCAAGAGAAGTGGAGCGCCTGGGGACTCACCGACACGTTCCTCCTGCGTGAGCTCTGGGGGAGAGGCCAGCCTCGAGGACTCCCTTTGTAACCTGGAAGGCTTCTCTGTAGCATCCCTTACTGTTCTTCAGCACCTCGTGTGCCACAGCGGAGCGGTCGTCCACCGATTACTGTCCGATGCCGGGGTGGATTCTGCTGCTACGGAAGGAAACCAGAGCCTGGTTCACAGACAAGATCATGGGGATGTGTCCTCAGCCCCAAAGGGGCTTGCCAGTGACCAAGGCCAGCACCCACTACTGAAGATGCTTCTTTACCTGTTGACTTTCTCTTCTTCAGCAACAGGTCACCTTCAAGCCAGTGTCCTGAGCCAGTGTCTTACGATTTTGgtgaaattaactgaaaatgcTTCCTTTGATTTCCTGCCCAG GTTCCAGTGTGTGTTCCCTGTGCTGCCACAGTGCCTCAGCCCTGAGAGCCCCCTGCCCAGCGTGCTGCTGACTGTCGagctcctctctctcctggcAGACCATGAGAAACTGGCGCCCCAGCTCTGTTCCCGCTCAG AAGGCTGTCTCCTCCTGCTGCTGTACATGTACATCACATCAAGGCCTGACAAAGCAGCCGCGGACACACAGTGGCTTCAGCTAGAACAAGAG GCTGTGTGGCTCCTGGCTAAGCTTGGTGTGCAGAGTCCCTCCTCCCCAGTCACTGGCTCTAACTGCCAGTGCAACGTGGAG GCAGTCCGAGCACTCACGGTGATGCTGCACAGACAGTGGCTGACAGTGCGGAGGGCTGGGGGGCCACCGAGGACGGACCAGCAGAAACGGACAGTGCGGTGCCTGCGGGACACGGTGCTCCTGCTGCACGGCCTGTCCCAGAAGGACAAGCTCTTCACTGTGCACTGTGTGGAGGTCCTGCATCAGTATGACCAGGTGATGCCAGGGGTCAGCATGCTGATTCGAGGGCTTCCTGACGTGGCAGACTGTGAAG AGGCAGCCCTGGATGACCTCTGTGCCGCCGAAACCGATGTGGATGACCCTGAGATGGACTGCAGCTGA
- the TREX1 gene encoding three-prime repair exonuclease 1: MGSQAPALGPVQTLIFLDLEATGLPSSQPKVTELCLLAVHRCALESSPPTQGPPTVPPPPRVLDKLSLCVAPGKACSPEAGKITGLSTALLATHGRLCFDADLAGLLRAFLQRQPQPWCLVAHNGDRYDFPLLQAELAVLGLASVLDGALCVDSIAALKALEHAASPSEHGPRKSYSLGSVYTRLYGQAPPDSHMAESDVLTLLSICQWRPRALLQWVDAHARPFSTVKPMYGVTASAGTNPRPSATTATKALARARDTSANLGRGRKPKAVPSVEGPGASPKEGLLAPLGLLAFLTLALAMLYGLSLATPGQ, translated from the coding sequence ATGGGCTCACAGGCCCCAGCCCTGGGACCCGTGCAGACCCTCATTTTCTTGGACCTGGAGGCCACTGGCCTGCCTTCCTCCCAGCCCAAGGTCACGGAGCTGTGCCTGCTGGCTGTCCACAGATGTGCCCTGGAGAGCTCACCCCCTACTCAGGGGCCTCCCACAGTGCCCCCACCACCCCGGGTGCTGGACAAGCTCTCTCTGTGCGTGGCTCCAGGGAAGGCTTGCAGCCCAGAAGCTGGCAAGATCACAGGCCTGAGCACAGCCCTACTGGCAACACACGGGCGACTATGCTTCGACGCCGACCTGGCCGGCCTACTCCGAGCCTTCCTGCAGCGCCAGCCACAGCCCTGGTGCCTCGTGGCACACAACGGCGACCGCTACGACTTCCCCTTGCTCCAGGCGGAGCTGGCTGTACTAGGCCTTGCCAGTGTTCTGGATGGTGCCCTCTGTGTGGATAGCATTGCTGCCCTGAAGGCCCTGGAGCATGCTGCCAGCCCCTCAGAGCATGGTCCACGGAAGAGCTACAGTCTGGGCAGTGTCTACACACGCCTGTACGGCCAGGCCCCCCCGGACTCCCACATGGCCGAGAGTGACGTCCTCACCCTGCTCAGCATCTGTCAGTGGAGGCCGCGGGCCCTGCTCCAGTGGGTGGATGCACACGCCAGGCCGTTCAGCACCGTCAAGCCCATGTACGGGGTCACAGCCTCTGCTGGAACCAACCCAAGGCCATCTGCCACCACGGCCACTAAAGCCCTGGCGAGAGCCAGGGACACTAGTGCCAacctgggcaggggcaggaagccCAAGGCCGTTCCTTCAGTGGAGGGCCCTGGAGCCTCACCCAAGGAGGGACTGCTGGCCCCACTGGGACTGCTGGCCTTCCTCACCTTGGCACTAGCCATGCTGTATGGGCTCTCCTTGGCCACACCTGGGCAGTAG